From Psychroflexus torquis ATCC 700755, the proteins below share one genomic window:
- a CDS encoding TolC family protein gives MVNNYSLSIAQQQYTQLLNDDTDIILALGVVTGQMINQQKSYIKPTILFGVINADINILKTNQITSNVNNFTYILEQDSYKKDLEQLKSLTNFKKVGVLIEQAFIDVLPIKTTLDAIFKDLDASYVIIPLNEATNTSSALNAVDAVYLAGGFTMQDTNIKSLAKTLIEKGLPSFTINNSTQVDLGIMATNNSLNDYNQIIRRLALTVESYTSGNPLSEMKVLMTSKVKLSINYNTAEAVGVPIKYSLVNEAAFLGKFDNVVPDEKYTLVEAINKVLKKNISIQAVKEQVKLSGQDLKTAKNNYLPEIVASGAATYIDPDVAELGFGQSPEFQTLGSINLQQTLFSEQANATININKNLQKAEQQVLKAEELNIVFEVCNVYLNILILKVNAELQHSNLKVTKKNYDIAEQNFEAGFSGKSDMFRFKSEIAQNTQALVEAVNQIEQEIIQLNQLLNNPIDAKIDIEDASLELALFNAVEYDTFKTLLDSPVTRRPFVHFLIEQAQLNAPELKVVDYNIKAIERTVSLNGKGRLLPTIGLQAQYNTVFNRNGVGSTSPEGFGFTLPNTNYNVGVTVSIPIFNRNQTQTNKQTALIQKEQLTLNRENSELAISSNVNTNILNVINRMTNIDLSRVSAEAARESLSLTQTSYSNGAINIVQLIDAQNNYLNAQLNKTTAVYSYLLSTLTVERSIGHFFLLNDTKANAAFTSKFLEFQKNHN, from the coding sequence TTGGTAAATAATTACAGCCTAAGTATTGCACAACAGCAATACACACAACTTTTAAACGATGACACAGATATTATTTTGGCACTTGGAGTAGTAACTGGGCAAATGATTAATCAGCAAAAATCATATATAAAGCCTACTATTTTATTTGGTGTCATAAATGCAGATATAAATATTTTAAAAACGAATCAAATAACCTCAAACGTTAATAATTTCACATATATACTAGAACAAGATTCTTATAAAAAAGACTTAGAACAACTAAAATCGCTTACCAATTTTAAAAAAGTAGGTGTACTTATAGAGCAGGCTTTTATAGATGTACTCCCAATAAAAACTACACTTGATGCTATTTTTAAAGATCTAGACGCTAGTTATGTTATTATTCCATTAAATGAAGCAACAAACACTTCGTCAGCACTGAATGCTGTAGATGCCGTTTATTTGGCTGGCGGATTTACTATGCAAGATACCAACATCAAATCATTAGCTAAAACACTTATCGAAAAAGGATTACCATCCTTTACTATTAACAATTCTACACAAGTGGATTTAGGCATTATGGCTACAAATAATTCTCTAAATGATTACAATCAAATAATAAGACGATTGGCACTAACAGTAGAAAGTTATACAAGTGGGAATCCGCTTTCTGAGATGAAAGTGTTAATGACTTCAAAAGTAAAACTTTCTATTAATTACAATACTGCTGAAGCAGTAGGAGTACCTATAAAATATAGCTTAGTAAATGAAGCGGCGTTTTTAGGAAAGTTCGATAATGTGGTTCCTGATGAAAAATATACCCTTGTTGAGGCCATTAATAAGGTGCTAAAAAAAAATATTAGTATACAGGCTGTTAAAGAACAGGTGAAATTATCTGGTCAAGATTTGAAAACAGCTAAAAATAATTATTTACCGGAAATCGTAGCAAGCGGCGCAGCGACTTATATAGATCCAGATGTTGCTGAGTTAGGTTTTGGACAAAGCCCCGAATTTCAAACTTTAGGAAGTATTAATTTACAACAAACTCTTTTTTCAGAACAAGCAAATGCTACTATTAATATCAATAAAAACTTACAAAAAGCAGAGCAACAAGTATTAAAAGCAGAGGAGTTAAATATCGTTTTTGAAGTATGCAATGTGTATCTCAATATTTTAATTCTTAAAGTTAATGCCGAATTACAACATAGCAATCTTAAAGTAACAAAAAAAAATTACGACATCGCCGAGCAAAATTTTGAAGCAGGATTTTCTGGGAAGTCGGATATGTTTCGTTTTAAAAGTGAAATTGCCCAAAATACACAAGCATTGGTTGAAGCGGTAAACCAAATAGAGCAAGAAATTATTCAACTGAATCAGCTTTTAAATAATCCCATTGATGCTAAAATTGATATTGAAGATGCCTCATTAGAGTTAGCGTTGTTTAATGCGGTTGAATATGACACCTTCAAAACATTATTAGATAGTCCAGTAACCAGAAGACCTTTCGTTCATTTTTTAATAGAACAAGCCCAATTAAATGCACCAGAATTAAAAGTAGTTGATTATAATATTAAGGCTATTGAACGTACAGTTAGCCTTAATGGAAAAGGGCGATTATTGCCTACCATAGGTTTGCAGGCACAGTATAATACCGTTTTTAACAGAAACGGCGTAGGAAGCACCTCGCCAGAAGGTTTTGGTTTTACGCTTCCAAATACTAATTATAACGTAGGTGTAACGGTTTCTATACCTATTTTTAATAGAAATCAAACACAAACAAATAAGCAAACCGCTCTTATTCAAAAAGAGCAATTAACCCTTAATCGCGAAAATAGTGAACTGGCTATTAGCAGTAATGTGAACACTAATATACTAAATGTAATTAACCGAATGACAAATATTGATTTGTCTCGAGTATCAGCAGAAGCAGCAAGAGAATCTTTATCGCTGACACAAACGTCATATTCTAACGGTGCTATAAATATTGTCCAGCTCATAGATGCGCAAAACAACTATTTAAATGCACAATTAAACAAAACAACGGCAGTATATAGTTATTTGCTAAGTACTCTTACCGTAGAGCGTTCTATTGGGCATTTCTTCTTATTAAATGATACCAAAGCAAATGCTGCATTCACTTCAAAGTTTTTAGAATTTCAAAAAAATCACAACTAA
- a CDS encoding efflux RND transporter periplasmic adaptor subunit produces MKQFIKIVSLIILICVHISCSEKTAEKQRQPKLVKYQQIGLSITSNNISYSGVSQQNLVIDLSFRTNGTITKLNVKLGQQVKKGELLATLDNVTSRLSYEQALNNKNAAKSSYNTAKSSLDRARTLYEKGSTSLSDFEQAKNAFSTANQNYESSKRAIGIQQEQINYGYIYAPQDGVIAAVLSEINENIATGQSIATLNAGDLMEIKLGIPESNINRIHKNDKVDVVFSAIPNQTFKGFVSEIAPAVSAEASTYPVRITLNESISAIKSGMAASVRFQENNIKAIQKSLIVPPQAVGEDYSGKFVFLIVEKDSTFSIKKQTVSIGKLVQNGFEIHSGINTGDRIAVAGLQTLLDGQKVRLQ; encoded by the coding sequence ATGAAACAGTTTATCAAAATAGTGAGCCTAATTATCCTCATTTGTGTACACATTTCGTGTTCTGAAAAAACAGCAGAAAAACAGCGCCAACCTAAATTGGTTAAATACCAACAAATCGGTTTATCTATCACTTCAAATAATATAAGTTATAGTGGTGTATCTCAACAAAATTTAGTTATCGATTTAAGTTTTAGAACTAATGGTACGATTACCAAATTAAATGTAAAACTAGGTCAACAGGTAAAAAAGGGAGAACTATTGGCAACCTTAGACAATGTAACTTCAAGATTGTCGTATGAACAAGCTTTAAATAATAAAAACGCAGCAAAGTCTAGTTATAATACCGCAAAATCTAGTTTAGATAGAGCACGAACTTTATACGAAAAAGGAAGTACTTCTTTAAGTGATTTTGAGCAAGCAAAAAATGCATTCAGTACTGCGAATCAAAATTACGAATCATCAAAACGTGCGATAGGTATTCAGCAAGAACAAATTAACTATGGCTATATCTATGCGCCACAAGATGGTGTTATTGCTGCAGTTCTATCTGAAATTAATGAGAATATAGCTACAGGACAATCAATAGCAACTTTAAACGCAGGTGATTTGATGGAAATTAAACTGGGCATACCGGAAAGTAATATTAATAGGATTCATAAAAACGATAAGGTTGATGTCGTATTTTCAGCAATTCCTAATCAAACATTTAAAGGGTTTGTAAGTGAAATTGCACCCGCTGTTTCAGCTGAAGCTTCTACATATCCTGTTCGTATTACATTAAATGAATCAATATCAGCTATAAAAAGCGGTATGGCTGCTTCAGTTCGCTTTCAAGAAAACAATATAAAAGCTATTCAAAAGTCTTTAATCGTTCCTCCACAAGCCGTAGGAGAGGATTACAGTGGTAAATTTGTGTTTCTTATTGTAGAAAAGGACAGCACATTTAGTATAAAAAAGCAGACTGTTAGTATTGGCAAATTAGTTCAAAATGGATTTGAAATTCATTCAGGAATTAATACAGGCGACCGCATTGCTGTGGCTGGTTTGCAAACACTTCTAGATGGTCAAAAAGTAAGATTACAATAG